AGTCCAATAGCTTTAAATACTTCCCAACCTAAGATAGTTCCAGACCCTAAGAGTTCGCGAAAAAATGCCACTATCACTAAAATCATTCCATATCCTAATCCATTTCCAATGCCATCTAATAGTGATGGCCAAGGTTTATTAGCCATAGAGAAAGCTTCAAAACGACCCATAATAATACAATTGGTGATTATCAATCCTACAAAAACAGAGAGTTGTTTACTCACTTCATAAGCATATGCCTTTAATATTTGGTCTACAATAATTACCAAGGCAGCTATAACAACCAATTGAACAATAATTCTTATTCGTTGAGGAATTGTATTACGAAGTAAAGAAATGATAACATTTCCCATAGCCAATACAAATGTTACAGAAATAGCCATAACGATTGCGGGTTCCAGTTTAGCTGTAACAGCAAGGGCGGAACAAATACCCAAGACCTGAACCGTAATCGGATTATCTTTTCCGATTGGATCAGTTAATAGTTTAATGTTCTTTGGAGAGAACATCGATTCTTTTTGTGCTTGTTCACTCATTATTTCTTGCTTTTAATATATGGAACATAATTTTCGAGACAATTTTTAAGCATAGCATCTACACCATTGGATGTGATAGTACCTCCGGAGATAGCATCCACACCGTGAATTTGCATGGCAGAAGCTAATTTTGCAATACCGCCTTTTACCACTTTAATAGAAGTAAAATTACCTTGTTTATCAAATATTGTTTTATTGACAAAAGGATTTGTAAAAGCAGGGAAAACTATTTCCGCACCTAAACCGGGAGTTTCTCCTTTATGATCAAAAACAACACCTTTTACCGTGTTAAAATCCGATTGTAAAGCTAAGTTCCCCCATATTGGACCCCACAAACCTTTTCCCAATAAAGGAATAATGTAATAGGTATCGTTCTCAATATGACAAACAAAGAGAGGAGAATTAAATTCTTCCCCATTGCTTTTATTAAAAAGCTCTGTTTTCATATTTACATCAAAGGCCCTCTTATCACCTTTTTCAAAATT
The sequence above is drawn from the Bacteroidales bacterium genome and encodes:
- a CDS encoding NADH:ubiquinone reductase (Na(+)-transporting) subunit D; protein product: MFSPKNIKLLTDPIGKDNPITVQVLGICSALAVTAKLEPAIVMAISVTFVLAMGNVIISLLRNTIPQRIRIIVQLVVIAALVIIVDQILKAYAYEVSKQLSVFVGLIITNCIIMGRFEAFSMANKPWPSLLDGIGNGLGYGMILVIVAFFRELLGSGTILGWEVFKAIGLYDIGYVNNGLMILPPMALIVVGVIIWVQRSRNPELIKD
- the nqrC gene encoding NADH:ubiquinone reductase (Na(+)-transporting) subunit C, whose amino-acid sequence is MNTNSNTYIFIYASVMVIIVAAVLSTAATLLKDKQLQNVKNEKMSAILASTDIESTPETAETLYNKYITEEWIISSTGEITDLYKNGNFEKGDKRAFDVNMKTELFNKSNGEEFNSPLFVCHIENDTYYIIPLLGKGLWGPIWGNLALQSDFNTVKGVVFDHKGETPGLGAEIVFPAFTNPFVNKTIFDKQGNFTSIKVVKGGIAKLASAMQIHGVDAISGGTITSNGVDAMLKNCLENYVPYIKSKK